The Nitrospira sp. genome window below encodes:
- a CDS encoding polysaccharide biosynthesis/export family protein — protein sequence MKTFGCRWFHGGVCIAVSALLTLSGCWIGGEQIDFNVTYIPPNEFLLGPEDVLVVNVWRNQELSREVIIRPDGKISMPLIGDVQAAGMTSNVLAKRIADGLAEFMSNPTVSVQVKEVNSYYVYVLGEVSKPGKVPLKSYATVLQGISLAGGFTTFASRNKIHVLRVVPNGQGQPKQVQIPVPYEDIIQGKNSEGNFFLKAGDVIVVP from the coding sequence TTGAAAACTTTCGGTTGCAGATGGTTCCACGGGGGGGTATGTATTGCAGTCAGCGCTCTCTTGACTCTCTCGGGTTGCTGGATCGGCGGCGAGCAAATAGATTTCAATGTCACGTACATCCCGCCGAACGAATTTTTGTTGGGCCCTGAGGATGTGCTTGTCGTCAACGTCTGGCGCAATCAGGAACTCTCAAGAGAAGTAATTATTCGTCCGGACGGAAAGATCTCGATGCCTTTGATTGGTGATGTTCAGGCTGCGGGAATGACATCGAATGTTCTTGCAAAGCGAATTGCGGATGGCCTGGCAGAATTCATGTCTAATCCCACGGTTTCGGTTCAGGTCAAAGAAGTGAACAGCTACTATGTCTATGTCCTTGGGGAAGTCTCAAAACCTGGTAAGGTGCCTTTAAAGTCCTACGCGACGGTGTTGCAAGGCATTTCGCTGGCCGGAGGGTTTACAACATTTGCTTCGAGAAATAAAATTCACGTGCTTCGCGTGGTGCCCAATGGGCAGGGTCAGCCTAAGCAGGTCCAAATCCCCGTTCCCTATGAAGATATCATTCAAGGCAAAAATTCGGAGGGCAACTTCTTCCTCAAGGCTGGTGATGTCATTGTCGTGCCGTAG